ACGTTGCAGCGTTCGCCCGAGCGGCGCGACGATCTTTTCAGGGACAAGGCCAGCCCTCGCCAGAAAGGCGTCGGTGCGCGCCATCATCGGGGTCACGATCGGATCATTGGCATCCAGCATTTCGCGCGATTGCCCTGACATGTATAGGCGGATGTCTTCAGCGTGTGCAGTTGCCGGCCAAAGGGAGCCCAAAATCCCTATACACAATAAAAAGATTGGCGCACGCAACCGTTGCAAGACCATCTCCTGACTACGCAAAACAAGATTCCTTCCTAGCAGCAAGTGAAACGCGCGTCATCCCTCCTTTCGCGTATTTGGCGAAATCCAGAGACGCCAGCGGCGAGCACAGGGTGCCGTTACTGCATAGATTTTACTTGATTCTGACGTTGCGGGCGCGGCTGCACTCAGGCTTCGTTCGCTGAAGGGGCAGCCTTGAAATCCCGGTCAAGCAGTGCACGGGCCGCCTCGCGCGCCGCGATGGCAACGGTCGGGTCACGGCGGAAACGGCCATAGACAATGGCGCCTTCCAGAAGCACCACGATCTGACGGGCAAGGGCCGCGGGGTCCACGGCGCCGCCTTCGGTGCAAAGGCCGATGATCACGGCTTCAAGCTCGGCGAAGAAACTGTCGCAGGCTGCCTCGATCCCCGGTTCCTTGCCGTCATATTCGAGCCGCGCGTTGATCGCGAAACAGCCGCTGAAGTCGCCGGCGGCAATCGCCTCGCTCTTGATATCGAACATCGCAAGGATGCGGCCCTTGGGGTCTGTGGCGCGCTTCTCGATTTCGGCACCGATGCCTTCAAGTGCCGCCCGGCTGTAATAGTCCACCGCCGCCTCCACCAAAGCTTCCTTGGTACGGAAATATTTATAAAGCGTGCGCTTTGAAATGCCCGTATCCGCCAGCACCGCATCCACGGGCGTGGCCAGAAAACCCCTCGTATAGAAGGCGTTGAAGGCGCTGCGGACGATCTCGTCCCGCTTGGTTTCCAGCATGACAAACTCCTTTACTGAAAATTTTTATAGCAAAGCCTGTTGACAATGTAAACTGACGAGTTTACCTATGGCGATGTAAACCGAACAGTTTACCTGCAAACACAAACACTGACCCGATTCACAGACAGCTTGAAAGGAATTCAAAATGGCCCGTATCACCCCCGCACAGAACCCGTCGGAAAAATCCCAGGCGCTTCTTGCTGAAGTTAAAAAGAAACTCGGCGGTACGCCGAACCTCTTCACCACCCTTGCCCATTCGCCCGCAGCCCTCGGCTTCTATCTGGCCGGCGGCGGCGCCATCGGTGAAGCCAAGCTTTCGGCTTCGCTGCGTGAACAGCTTGCCCTTGCCATTGCCGGCGCGAACGGCTGTGACTATTGCGCCTCGGCCCACACCACCATCGGCAAGATGTTCAAACTGGAAGAAGCTGAGCTTGCCCGCAACCTGAACGCCGCTTCGTCGGACGCCAAGGTGAATGCTGCCCTCGTCTTCGCCCGCAATGTCACCCTCACCCGTGGCCGCGTGAGCGACGCCGAGCTTGCCGCTGTACGCAATGCCGGTTACAGCGATGGCGAAATCCTCGAGATCATCGCCGTTGTCGCGATCAACACCTTCACCAACTATGTGAACCATATCGCCGCGACCGAAGTGGACTTCCCGCTGGTGACGACCGAGGCCGCCAGCAAGGCTGCCTGATCGGCCTCCGCCCGATGCCCCGCCTTTGTGTCTCCTTCAAAGGCAAAAGCGCGCCCGACCCCTTCCCCCGGGGCCGGGCGCATCCTTTTTGGGGCCTGCCGCAAAACTGTCATGAAAGGACTGGACGCCTCTGATCTTCCCCTATAAGAATGCAAATCATTCTTAATATCTCATAAGGGCGCCCAATCCCCAAGGGTGCCACCCGGAGGAAAGGTCTGGTCATGTCTTCTCATATTATCCCCCATCAATCCCGCCGCGCGCTGATCCTGTCGCTGATGGCATCATCGGTACTCGTCGCAGCGCCTGCCGAGGCACAGGATGCTGCCGGCGCCGACGATGCCGGCATCGAGGAAATCATCGTCGAGGGCAGCTATACAACCAACGAACTGCTTGATTCCGCGACCGGCCTTGGCCTTTCGCCGCAGGATACGCCGCAGTCGGTGAGCGTGATGACCTACCAGCGCATCGCCGACCAGAATCTGGATTCGCTCACCGATATCGTCATGAATGCCGTCGGCGTTTCCGCAAAGGAACTGGACAGCACCCGCTTCAGCTTCTCGGCGCGTGGTTTCGCGATCCAGAATTACCAGCTGGACGGCGTGCCGCTGGCATGGAGCCCCGGCGGCGATTCCGGCGAAACCCAGATCGACACCGCCCTCTATGAACGGATCGAGATCGTGCGCGGCGCCACCGGCCTCCTTACCGGCGCTGGCGACCCGTCTGCCTCGATCAACCTTGTGCGCAAATCCGCCAGCGCGCGCGAATTTACCGGATTCGTATCGGTTGATGCCGGCAGCTGGGACACCTATGGCATCCTGGGCGATGTTGCCACGCCGCTGAACGAAGCCGGCAGCATCCGCGCCCGCGTCGTTGCGCGCTATCAGGATGGTGACTCGTTCCGCGAGCGGGGCAGCGACAAGAAAACCGTAGTGTATGGCACCATCGAGGCTGACCTTGCCGACAACCTGCTGCTGCGCGCCGGCGCCAGCTATCAGGACAACGACCCGCTTGGCTCTACCTGGGGCGGCCTTTCCACCTGGTATGCCGATGGCAGCCGCACCAACTGGGACCGCAAGAAATCCATCGCCCCCGACTGGTCCTTCTGGGCGTCGGAAAGAAGCAACTATTTCGCAGCGCTTGACTATGATTTCGCCCCGGACTGGAGCCTGAGGGTCAATTTCAACCGCAATGAAACCTCGGCCGATCTGAAGCTTCTGTATCTGTATGGTGTGCCGGACCGCGAAACGGGTGTCGGCCTTGGCGCTTCGCCCTACCGCGCCGATACGGAAAGCAACCAGGACAGCATCGACTTCCAGCTGCAAGGTGCCTTCAGCCTGTTTGGCCGCAAACATGAACTGGTGTTCGGCGGCCTGCACAGCAAGCAGGCCACCGAAGGCTATACCTACGCCGCCAGCAACGTTTCTGCGATTGGCAACTTCAATGAATGGGATGGTTCCTACGCTGAGCCGACCTGGGGCACTGAAGGCAGCCTCAGCGGCGACTATGATACCAAGCAAACCGGCTTCTATGCCGCGTCCCGCCTGAATGTGAGCGACGAATTCAAGATTGTTCTCGGCGGGCGTCTTTCTAAATGGACGCAGAAGGGCGTTCTTTATGGCTCGCCGCGCGACTATGGCGACAGCGGTGTCTTCATCCCCTATGTGGGCGCACTATATGACCTCACCGAAAATCATACGCTCTATGCCAGCTATACCGAGATTTTCGAGCCCCAGAACGCGCAGGACCGCAACGGCGACTTCCTGCCGCCCCTCGAGGGCAAGAACTATGAAATCGGCCTGAAAAGCACCTTCTTCGACGATAGGCTGCACACCACCGCAACCTTGTTCCTCGTGCAACAGGACAATCTGGCCCAGCCGGA
The Gimibacter soli DNA segment above includes these coding regions:
- a CDS encoding TetR/AcrR family transcriptional regulator produces the protein MLETKRDEIVRSAFNAFYTRGFLATPVDAVLADTGISKRTLYKYFRTKEALVEAAVDYYSRAALEGIGAEIEKRATDPKGRILAMFDIKSEAIAAGDFSGCFAINARLEYDGKEPGIEAACDSFFAELEAVIIGLCTEGGAVDPAALARQIVVLLEGAIVYGRFRRDPTVAIAAREAARALLDRDFKAAPSANEA
- a CDS encoding carboxymuconolactone decarboxylase family protein produces the protein MARITPAQNPSEKSQALLAEVKKKLGGTPNLFTTLAHSPAALGFYLAGGGAIGEAKLSASLREQLALAIAGANGCDYCASAHTTIGKMFKLEEAELARNLNAASSDAKVNAALVFARNVTLTRGRVSDAELAAVRNAGYSDGEILEIIAVVAINTFTNYVNHIAATEVDFPLVTTEAASKAA
- a CDS encoding TonB-dependent siderophore receptor, which gives rise to MSSHIIPHQSRRALILSLMASSVLVAAPAEAQDAAGADDAGIEEIIVEGSYTTNELLDSATGLGLSPQDTPQSVSVMTYQRIADQNLDSLTDIVMNAVGVSAKELDSTRFSFSARGFAIQNYQLDGVPLAWSPGGDSGETQIDTALYERIEIVRGATGLLTGAGDPSASINLVRKSASAREFTGFVSVDAGSWDTYGILGDVATPLNEAGSIRARVVARYQDGDSFRERGSDKKTVVYGTIEADLADNLLLRAGASYQDNDPLGSTWGGLSTWYADGSRTNWDRKKSIAPDWSFWASERSNYFAALDYDFAPDWSLRVNFNRNETSADLKLLYLYGVPDRETGVGLGASPYRADTESNQDSIDFQLQGAFSLFGRKHELVFGGLHSKQATEGYTYAASNVSAIGNFNEWDGSYAEPTWGTEGSLSGDYDTKQTGFYAASRLNVSDEFKIVLGGRLSKWTQKGVLYGSPRDYGDSGVFIPYVGALYDLTENHTLYASYTEIFEPQNAQDRNGDFLPPLEGKNYEIGLKSTFFDDRLHTTATLFLVQQDNLAQPDPGHLIPGTIFEASRAAMGTESKGFEFEAVGELAEGWNVSLGYTQFKAEDADGVAVNTSQPRKLLKVFSTYTFPGDWDKLTIGGGVNWEGRNYTDTTNPVTGNAERLVQKSYVLANLMARYDISEALSLQANVENLFDKTYYSQIGFYSQLAYGEPRRFTVRARYSF